From the genome of Trichocoleus desertorum ATA4-8-CV12:
AATAGGAAACAAGACCGGGATGCCACCCCGCACAGTCAGTTCAGGATTGGCGAATCGTTCAGTATCGAGATACAGCAGCTCTTGACCTTGCACCCGCCAACTGGTAACAATGCCACCCCGCTCAGGCACAACTTCTAAGTGAGAGTTGGTGGCTTGGTCAGAGAGTAGATAGGTTTTGTATTGCCGCTGCTCAGTTGCGATCGCAAACACAGTGATTAACTCCTTAAATTTTGAATCACACCTGGCTCAGCTCTTGAGAACTTCTACGGCAATTCTGTCACTGGAGACGTTACAGGTGCATCTAGCAAGAGCTGGCTACTAGGCATTGGAACTGGAGCTGGAATTGTCGCGGATGGGGTGAGGGTTGTAGAAGCTTCATGCTCTAGAAGGGCAATGCGCTCTCGTAGAGACTGTTTCGGACGCGGCGGCTGTTCGGGTGGAGGCACAGTGGGTACAGGGTCAGGTGAGGAATTCCCTTGCTGTAAATCCGGATCTGTAGCGGGTGCAGTCGGGACTGTCTCGGCAGGATTAGTGATGAAAGGCTCTAAGCGATCGCTCGGTGCGGTTGTTGGTATTTCCAATGGCTGTGATTCCACCTCAGTCGAATCATCAGCGGGATTTTCTGGAGAGGTGGTAAAAGGCTTCAGGTTATTGCTAGGGGGAGCTGATGGCCCAGGGGATGGCTCAGAATTTGAAGGCGGATAGGTATTCTCTATAGGTGTGTCCGCCGGAGCCGTAAAAGGCTCTAAATTGTCGCTAGGGCTAGGACTAGAAGGTGACTCATTGAGTGGTCTAGAAGGATCGTCATTAAAGGGTGATGAATCGGAAGGTTCAGAAGTGTCTTGAGGTGCAGTAAAAGGTTCTCCGGTAGGTTGCGAGTTGAGAGGGGCGCTGGGGTCTGGAGCAGCGTCATTGGGAGTAAGCTCATCAGGTAGCTCTGCTGGGTCTGGTGTTAGGGGTTGCCAATAGTCATCCGGTTCTTGACGATGGGGGTAAGTGTAACCACTTTCAGGCTCTGTGGTTGTCTCCGAGTTTGTGTCTCTGTTTGTCTCTGTGTTTGTCTCTGAGGGCTCATCATTGAACGATGGATTTGAGCGATTTAACTCAGAATCGATCGGCTCAGTTGTGTCGTTAAATGAACCATCCCCAGGATCATCCCCAGAATCAAACGATGGTGCAGTTGTCGGTTGTGAGAAGGGCTCAGTTGTCGGTTCCGAGAAAGGTGTGTTTGTCGGTTGTGAGAAAGAGTCAACCGGAGGCTGAGACGGTAGAGGCTGCCAGTTGTCTGTAGGCTCTGAGTTGGGGAAGTCAGGAGAGTTGTAACTGGGTGCAATATCGGGCGCGGTATCAGGCGGGAAGGCAGGTTGCGAATTCAGCGGTGTAGAAGTGTCGCTGGGGAACTCAGGGGGCAGATCATTAGGGGCTGCGTCTGGAGCAGTGATAAAAGAGTCCGGAGATGTGGTCTGAGGTGCGGTTAGAGGCGATGGAGCCACATTGGTTGCATCAGGACTAGGCAATGGCTCGCTGAAAACCTCGGATTCACCTGGAGCAACTACTTTAGAAGTTTGAGCATCGAGAATGACCGTAGATGGCATGGGTTGATCAAAGAGGCTCGATCGCTCGCGAAGTTGATTCAAGATTTGTTCACCGCGATCGCCTGACACAATCCGGGGTTGATATTGCGTCACCTCGACAGGCAAAAACTCCACCTTCATTTGCTTGTCACGCAAGGCAACTTTTAGTACAGCCGTATCGTAATCGCTGCGAGAATTACCGCCAAAAATGAAGTTACCGAGAGAGTAGGCGATCGGGCGTCCTTTATAAATTTCTGCCCCTTGGAGGACATGAGGATGGTGCCCCACTACCAAATCGGCTCCTACATCAATCGTGTGGTGGGCTAACTGAATCTGCAAATCTGCCGGATATTCAGCCAATTCCTCGCCCCAGTGGTAATTCACCACGATCCAGTCCACTTGCTTACGGATTGCTCGAATATCCTCAGCAATTCGGTCTTTACGGGTAGAATTGGTGCCCGCAGTGGTCATGTCTGCGGCATGGAGATCCGCGTCGTAGTAACCCAGATAAGCAATCCGCTGTCCCTTAACTTCTAGAATTTCTGGGCGACGAGCTTCTTTAATATCTCGGCCAGCTCCAATGTGATGAATCCCCGCTTGATCTAGCGTCTCCAACGTTTCCATGAGCCCAGACGCTTCGTAATCCATCGCATGATTGTTGGCTAGCGTCACAATATCAACGCCGCCATTGCTCAACACTTCGACTGATTCAGGATCAGCTTTAAAGTTAAATTGCTTATCTGGTAGCGGGGTGGTAGCGTCAGTCAAAGGATTTTCGAGATTTACCATCGCCACATCCGCTTGGCGATATTCCTTCATATCAGCAAAGGCCCAGTTGTAGTCTTCGCCGACTAAATCCTCAAAGGCGTCGGACAGGGTGACATCACCACCAAACATCAAAGTAACGGCTGGATCGGAGGGGTTGAGTAAGTTTTGGTGCTTCACGACTGGAACTGTTTCCAATGCGGCACGGATCGTATTGGATCGCTTGGATGCAGCAGTGGTGAGGGTAGATTCTGGCCTTTGTCCGTTGGCAGAGGCGATCGTGGGTGTGGTAGGCGTTTCGTTGTAGCTGAGCAGGCAACCTAAGACAAAAGCTGCCACGGCAGAACCACTGAGGAGGAGGGAGCGGGCTAGCTTGAGGTAGACACGCTGGTCTAGGAGTTGTTTGACTGAATGTGTTTTAGCCACGGCTGAGGCGCGGTTGGATGGGGAGTGCGATCGCTTTTGGCGTCTAGCGGTATGGACTAAACGAACCGACTGTTGCCACAAAACCTGGCTCTCATCAGTAAAGCGGGCAGCAATTTGTACCCCTTCAATGAAAGCTAGGTTGAGCTTGCAGAGGCGATGGCAAATGAAGCGGACTAAGCGCTCGCGCTCTGGGATGCGATCGAACTCCACCGTAATATGCAGGCAATTGGAACGAAGGGGTCGAATTGAGGCGTAGATCCCTTGAGGTGCTAAGTAGCTATTCAGCCAATAGGCGATCGCTCGGACGTTTCCTTCTCGTGCTAACTCCAGCACAGAAGGTTGATAGACACGATTAGAATAAGCCATCCTCTTCACTCCTCAACATCAACTGCCGCCGTTCTTCCAGTTGCACCTACAAATTGGCAGATGATTGACCCTATCTTATCGGCATTAAATCACTAATTACCCAGGCGGGAAACCTATTTACGGCTTTAATGCAGAATAATTAGCCTTGCTGGAACCGTAGTTCACGCTATTTTGACTTCGTGGATGCAGGCATTAGTCTTCTTAATTGATACTAATTGTCAGTGATACTAATCACAAGCTTATGGCGTTTAGAGTCACAGGTTTTAGTCGATCTCAATCAACTGCTAGAACTCAAAAATATTTGATAGTAAGGGTGGCAGTACAAAAGTCAGGATAATTCGTAGCTATGATCCATACGCTCGTACAATCTGCTTTCCAAACAGGCTGTCTCAGCGTGGAATCTGAGGGGTTAATTCGCCAAGTATTAGCGATTAGGGGCTATAAAGCTGCTGATTTAGAGGTGCTAGAAAAGCTATATAGCGCTGTTCATTCGGGGGCAATTAAGCGGGAAGCGGCTGGAGCGATGGAAATGCCTTTGCAACCTCTCGGTTCTGGGGCAAGAGGGAGATAGCTCTCGGTTGAAGCAAGAACTAGGGGGGTAGAAAGTTGCACTTAGCCCTGGCGACGGTGGTGAAGAATGCTTTAGCTTAACAAGTCTTAAACCCTGAGCTTTTAGAACCCAATTATTATTTGACGACTAAGAGATTTTAATTCAAATCAAATCAGATTTTTATCGGCTCTTGGCCAAAAGTTTCCTTCCTAACGACCTATCAGATTTTAAGCTCCTAATTTAGGGGCTTATTTTTTTAGTTACGGGTTTTGGATTTCTGCTGCTTCTGTTCCCAAGCTCGAAGAATATGAGCCATTGTCACCTTAATCTCCAATGACTCTGCGGCTGCATAGAAGGTTGCGGCTTGGGCGATCGCTCGGATTTCACCCCCGCTCAGAGGTAGCTTGTGAGCCAGAAACTCCCAATCGATACTAGAGTCTAAGCTAATTGTGGCTGGAAAGACTTGGTGCCACAACTTCAAGCGATCGCCCGGAATGGGCAGCAGAAATTCCAAAATGTGGTCAATTTCCTGTCGCCAATGCCAACGAACCGATTGCAACATCGGCACACTGAATAAAGTGATCCCTCGTTGTTGCTGACGCTGGTGAATCAGTTGGTGAAGGTCGGCGCTCCCTAATGGAGCAGAGCGTCCCAGCCAAAGCTGCGCTGACTTAACCAGCAATACAGTGGGGCTATGTTCGTGAATCTCCTGAAGCAACCCTGGAAATTCTGTGGGCGGAACCAAGGCTAGATCAGTCCAGAATAGGGAAGTTTGTAGTTGTTGAGCGATCGCTGCTGCTGCCATTGTTTTGCCTGTACCCGCTGCTCCTACCAAAATTGCCACGGTTCCAGGTAGCGGTGGCATGGTAGAGGCATCAGGCTGTAACTTGCTCCAAACTGCCTGTACCTCAGACCACAGTTCTACCCGTCGTCCCAAATGCTGCAAGGTCTCCAGGAGTGCTGGCGGCAAAATCAGTTGCGTCCAATCAGGTGTGGTTTTTGCTTCATGGAGGTGGCAAGGCAATAGAGAGTGGCTATGAGCAATTGGGGGTAGCTTAGGAAGCTGAGGAGGTTGAAGTAAAATCTCTAAAGTTTGCGGTTGGGGCTGCTCAGCCAACAGATAATTCACCAAGCTGTCACTTAACTTCAGCCGACGAGTCAGCAAAGTTTCGTCGCCACAAGCCACAATTTGCAACAAACCCTGCTGAATTAAGCCAGAGTGGGTAGTTAGATACGCTCGCCCTACTTGCCATTCCTGGTCATTGCGGCACAGTAATCGCAACACCAAATCAACGGTAGGTAGGTCAGGGCAACCACAGCTACTAGAAACCTGAACTGACACTCGCGCTGCTGAGCTGGACTCTTGGTGTAAATAGCTGTAGAGCTTGGCGTAGCGACGATTAATTTCTGGAGCCAAGCTAAACAGCACTAGGTTCTTTTCGAAGGCAGTGAGTTTGAGGCGATCGCGCAACTGAGGTAAACCCAACGCGACACCCTGCTGAGAACTAGCTTGAATTCGAGCTTCTATCTGCTGTTGGTAGCCAGGTGCAGGACTACTACGATGGGTAGGGCGTGGGCGAATTTCGTCATGACCAGCCGTACCCTCTAAGGTCACTAAGCCTTTCCACCAGTGACTTGTAACTCGGTCAGCCCGCGACTGCGCCACTCGATCTACCGTTTTTTGTTCTTGACGTTGCCGAGCGATCGCCACACTCAGGATGCGATCGAGCCAAGTCAGTTCTGCTTTCAGGTAGGCCCAGTTATTCTGAAACCGTTCCACTGGATCACTCATGAGTCATGACCCGGATGAATTCGAGGGGTAAGCCATCCGCATCGGCAATGAAAGCAACCTCATAGACGCGATCGCCAATCATTTGTTGGTTTGGTTCTAGCAGCACCTTGAGGGGTGAAATTTGCTCTGGCTGAGTCTCCGCTGCCGCCAAAAATTTTGCTTGTAAATTCTCCAGCCACTCTGGCAAATCTACAGTGGTACTGGTGAGGTCAAAGGAGAGGTGATAGTACCCGGTGTAGTGCTCGTCGTTAAAAGCATCAGCCACTGGACGCGGTTGCGGAATTTGGATCAATTCAATCCGTCCGTTCAAGCCTTCCATCCAGCAAGCCAAGGTGTAGCCTGTGGTGAATCGTTCGTTAACGACAAACCCTAATTGCTCGTAAAACGCGATCGCCCGATGGATATTGGCAGTCCGAATAGATGCGTGATGCATAGGTGATGAAGCTAAACGCGTCAGGCCGTTAGCTAACGGATGGCTCACGGCTCAGGATGGATTACTCAAACAAACGGAAATAGGGATAACGAACCGGAGCACCTGGCTCTTTTTCTAAATCGAAATTAATCACATCCCAGCAAGGGTCTTCTTCTGGGCTAGGACTAAACTCTACGGGCAGACCGTAAAGCCGAGGTTTGGCTGAATCTGTCTGACCCCGCCAGGGAGTGCTGCGTTCTAAATAAGCGCTAATTAAATCTTTATAGCGTTGGGCAATGATGACGCGAGTCGCCCGATAGCCTTGAGTGTAAAGCCGATCTAACGCTTCGTGGATTTCAAAGCGAATGCCGTCTGGATGCGTGTGCTGACGATACCATTCGTTGTTCCACTGCCTCCAGTGACGTCCTGACTGCAAGTGAACCAGTTCGCCTGTTTGGGGATCTGATTCAAAGGCACCGTGCCGCTGACACAAATAAGTATCTGTCAGGGTTAGGGCCGGAATGGTTTGACGGCAGTGCGGGCACTGAATCTCCGGACCAAAAATTGGATACTGTAAGCCATGAGTCATCATGAAGTGCGGATCTGCATGGTATTTCTGCGTCAGTGCCAGTTTTATTTATTATAACTAGGGAAGTTCTGCCCTAGATGTCAATTCTACGGGCATTCTGCTGATACTCTGGGCACAATTTTGAGTGATTTCAACCCATCTTCTCTAATTTCAGCCTCTTATTGGCCTACACCGGATCTCTCTCAAGCTGCCTTTATAGCTCCGGGCGCGACGGTCATGGGTAATGTAGCGATCGCTTCTGGGGCCAGCATTTGGTTCGGTGCTGTCGTACGAGCTGATGTCGAGCGGATTGAAATTGGCATCTGTACCAATGTTCAAGATGGCGCTATTTTGCATGGTGATCCTGGCAAGCCCACGATCTTGGAGGACTACGTGACCATTGGGCATCGCGCCGTCATTCACAGTGCTCATATTGAGCCAGGTTGCTTAATTGGGATTGGGGCGATCGTGCTGGATGGGGTGCGCGTGGGGGCAGGCAGCATTGTGGGGGCAGGTTCGGTCGTGACCAAAGATGTACCCCCGCGATCGCTCGTGGTGGGGGTTCCCGCTAAGCGACTGCGCGAACTTGCAGATGAAGAAGTGGCTGACTTAATCGAACATGCCCGTCGTTACGAAAGATTGGCCCTGGTTCACGCAGGCAAAGGCACTGATATTGGCTTTACCCAAGCACCCGCTTAGTCTGTTTTCTAGGGCGCTTCTTGTGGGTGATCTGCGATCGCAGAGAGTGAGGCAAAAGTCTGAGAAATTGCGATCGCTGTGAAAAAGCGCCCGTTTGGATAAATAATACAATTATGAGAGCTATTCAAAAATCTTTAATCTCTGGTTAGAAGAGGAGATCGGGATATGGACTTGGATTTTCGTGTGGTGGTAGTTTTGCTGCCCGTTATTGTGGCTGGAAGCTGGGCAGCGTTCAACATTGCCAAAGCTGCCTTGGCTCAAATTCAGGGCTTTCTGGCTAAGTAACCACAAAGTAGCACTGAATTATTTCAGTTCACGTTATGCAACAAACGACTGTCATCCTTTATGGAACTACAGTCGTTTTTGTTTTAGCGCTATGGGTGAGAGCAATTCGAGCGCTGGAGTTTTGTAGTGCTGTGGCTTTAATCAGGTTTTTGCTCGGCTGTTTCGGACCATGCCAGCGGGTTGAAGGAAGTGTCGTAGTCGTAGACATCAATGTGCTCGGTCTGCTTGAGGAAGTTCACCACTATGTAGGTTAAAGGGGTCGCGATCGCCTCGTAAACAGTTTTCAGCAGCCATTGTGTTGCGATCGTCGAAACCATTGCTGCTGGCGCGATCGTGCCGAGAAAGGCCACAGTGACGAAAATTAGCGAATCCAACCCCTGCCCTACAATCGTGGAACCAATGGTTCGCATCCAAAGCCACCGTCCCTGCGTGGCAACTTTCATCTTGGCTAACACGAAAGAATTGACAAATTCCCCTACCAGATAGGCTAGAAACGAAGCCAGCAGTAATCGAGGTGTATTTCCCAGAATCCGCTCATATGAAGCTTGTCCATCCCAAAACGAGGCGGGTGGTAATTGTTGGCCGAGCCAAATGGCAAGCACGGCAATTAAGTTGCACAGAAACCCCAACCAGATTGCTAGACGTGCCTGCCGATATCCATACACTTCAGTGAGCACATCCCCGCAGATATAGCTAATCGGAAAAATCACGATCGCAGCAGTCACAACCTGGCCTTGCAGGCTCACTAGCTTAGTGGCGATAATGTTTGACACAATCAAGCAGGTCACGAATAGAACCACCACGAGCAAAAACCACCCCGAGTAACGCTCTGGTGGAGTAGGAGATGCGGAAGAGAAGTTGCGAGAACGCTTCGGCATAAGGCTAGTGCGAGGGTTTCACCTAAATATAATTGTTCGGTGAGTTGTGCGGTGACGACTCTCAGCGCCAACTGCAAGCAGTCTAGCGGGAGCTTCTAACCTCACAAGTCCTCCTGGGAAGGTTGGAAGCCCTGCATCTTTAGAGCAGGGAGGAAAACCGACTCAAGCGGCTTCAGCCGCCTTATTAATACGGATGCCTTCATGGATTCACCTGTGAGATAATTATGGAATGAAACAAACTCTGACATTGGCTTGCAAGCTTCAACCCACTCCTGAACAAAGCGCTAAAATCGACGCATTGTTGAAGGCGTTTGCTGACGCTTGCAATTTTGCAAATCAGACCGTCAAGCCATCCGTAACCAGCAAGACCACGATTCAAAATCTGGTTTATCAGCAGTTGCGAGAACAGTTTGGGTTGAGTGCAAATCAAGCTGTTAGAGTCTGTGCCAGGGTTGGAGCAAACCGTAAAACCGCAAAACTGAAAGACAGGCCAGTAAAAGCATTCAAGCCAACATCGGCTGATTACGATGCGCGGATCTTTGCTTTCAGAGAAAAGGATTGGACGGTTAGCCTGACGCTTTTGGATGGAAGAGAGCATATCAAACTGGATGTTGGCAATTACCAGCAAGGCAAATTGAAGGGACGTAAACCCACTTCTGCCCAACTGTGCAAACATCGTGATGGCTTCCATTACATCCACATTCAACTGACTGACGAGGCTCCTGAACCTATCAAGTCTGACAAGGTGATTGGTGTCGATTTTGGTAGACGCGAAATTGCTAAAACCAGCACCGACAGGGGTTGGGATGCCAAACAGTTGAATGGTATTCGGGATAGGTTTTCTAAAGTTAGAACGTCTCTCCAGATCAAAGCCTCGAAAGGCACAAGATCTACTCGCAGACGAGCGAGGAGTATCTTGAAACGGCTGTCGGGCAGAGAGGGACGTTTTCAGCAATGGCTGAACCATTCCATCAGTGCATCCATCATCCGTGAGGCAAAGCAGCTTAACGCCATCATCGCCATTGAGGATTTGACAGGCATTCGAGACAGAACGAACCAGCAACCCAGAAACAAAACCGAAAGGCGGCGTTCTAACAGTTGGGCATTCTATCAACTGCGTCAATTCCTTGAATACAAAGGCATCAAAGAAGGTGTGAAAGTTGTTTTGGTCAATCCTGCCTACACGAGTCAGACCTGCAACCAGTGTTTGCACATTGGCTTGAGGACTGACAAAAAATTCAAGTGTGGGAATTGTGGATGGCATGGTGACGCTGACTTGAATGGGGCCAAAAATATTGCTGCTTTGGGGCTGTCGGTAACGCAGCCTAGAGGTTCGGAATTGTTTTGTTCGCTTGAGCGGGCAGTCTCAGGGCTACTGAAAGCCCCGTCGCTTTAGCGCGGGGAAGTTTACAGGTCTGGTATTCCAGTAACCTCCTCAGCCAGCAACGACCCGTCCAGACCGTTGTTTTGAACAAGTACAAATCAGTGATTAGCATGTTTAACCTATTACGCACAAAGTTTTACCCAAGCCACGATTCAGGCTTGGAACCCCCTACTTTATTTCAAGGTTCAGTGATTGGGCAGTGCGAATTACCGCTACTCTGCCTGAGCCAATTATACCTCGAATCCTTGCCATCAAAGGGTTTGAGAGTTTGAAGGTTTTGCAAAGATTGGCAATTTCGGAGGCGTCGTTCGCGCAGCGTTGCCGAAGGCAATACCTCGCTCAATTGCCGCCCCTATCCCCCTCACCGCCAAGCTTCGCTGTGGCGGGAGTCCCCCGGAGGTAAAGATGGATTTGAAAGAGAAAGCGAGCGATGTGGTTCTACCTGAGGACAATCAGCAGACGCTAAACGTGGATGCTCTGCTCAACCGCTTTGGTAGTTTTGGGGTGCATTTGGGCTTAGAGAGAATCCATCGGCTTTTGGCAAACTTGGGTAATCCACATCAGCAAGTCCCCATCCTTCATGTGGCGGGATCGAATGGGAAAGGTTCTGTTTGTGCTTATATGTCGGCTGTGCTTGCAGAAGCTGGGTATCGGGTGGGTCGCTATACCTCGCCACACTTGGTAGATTGGGCCGAGCGAATTTGCCTGAATGAGCAACCCATTTCACCAGAAGCCTTTGCACAAGTTTTGCAGCAAGTAGAAGCCGCGATCGCCCCTGACCAGCCTTCGCCAACGCAGTTTGAAGTGATCACTGCGGCCATGTGGCTCTATTTCGCTCAGCAGCAAGTGGATATTGCCGTCGTTGAGGTGGGCTTAGGGGGGCGCTTGGATGCCACCAATGTTTGCGATCGCCCCTTAGTCAGCGTCATTACTTCTATCAGCCGGGAACATTGGCAACGCCTTGGCCCTACTCTCGCAGACATCGCCGGAGAAAAAGCTGGCATTCTCAAGCCCAACTGTCCTGCTGTCGTTGGCCCCTTGCCCCCAGACGCCCAAGCGGTTGTCGAAAAACGGATTGCAGAGCTGAACTGTCCTGCTGTTTGGCCGCAACCCGCGATCGAAATTCAACCCGGTTGGGCCGCAGTTGCCACTATTGCGAACTTATTCAGCTCAAAATCCAAAATCCAAAATCCAAAATCCAAAATCGAATATCCGTTGCCGCTTCCAGGCGCAGTGCAGTTGAGTAACTCCGCTTTGGCGATCGCCACATTACAAATCTTGCAGCAGCAGGGTTGGGAGATTCCCGATGAAGCCATTATTAGTGGCATTGCTAAAACGAAATGGCCCGGACGGCTCCAGTGGCTAACTTGGCGAGGGCACCGTTTGCTAGTCGATGGTGCCCACAATCCGGCGGGAGCTGAGGCGTTGCGGCAATATGTCGATCGGCATGGCGATCAACTTGGACAGGTATACGGCGATCGTTCCATTGTTTGGGTGGTAGGCATGATCGGCACCAAAGATCATGAAGAGGTGCTGCAAGCCTTATTGCGCCCTAACGATCAATTGCATCTAGTGCCCGTCCCAGATCATGAGCCTGTGGATCTCGACCAGTTAACTGATTTAGCACAGCGGATTTGTCCCCAATTAGTGGCTTGTGAAACTTATCCAGATCTAGAGTTGGGGCTACAAGCCGCGACCCAAAACGCCAAAGGGGCAGGCGATCAACCTACCCCTGGTGCTTTAGTTGTATTGGCTGGTTCGCTTTACTTGCTAGGTGACTTCTTTAAGCGATTCCAGCAGGATTTGGGTGCTGTTTAAGCTCCTCTACGTTGGTTCCACTCTTTTTCGGCATCCGCGATCGCTTGATCCACCGTTTTCTCACCCAGCATGGCAGCTTGCAGATTGTCGTAAATGGTTTTTTGCAGTTGCTTTACGTCCTTCATAGCGGGGACTAGTACTTCGGCATCTTTCATCTGCCCTGCACTAATAGAGCGAGCCTTGTCTACCGGAGTGGCGTTGGTAGGCAGGGTTTTGAAGTAGCTATCTTCAAGCGCTTGTACAGTCGAGGGCAGCACATTTGCTTCTTTAGCAAAGGTAAGTTGGTTGTCATTGTTGGTGACGTACAAAGCAAACTTTACGGCTGCATCAGGATGCTTGGTGTCGCGAGGAACGACTAGATTCATCACCGCCACATTTTTCTTGCCTGTGTCTCCGGTGATTTGCGGGGCAGAAGCAGAGGCTTGAGCCACAGCAGGAGCATTTTTCGCGATCGTGTTGAGGAATTCTGCGCCAGAGGCCAGGATCGCAGTCTCGCCTTGCTGATACAGGTCAATGGCGTGGCGGTGTCCTTGCGTCAGCACTTCGCGGGGTAAAGCGCCGTTTTTATATAGATCCACCCAATATTGAAAGGCAGCTTTGCCTTGGGGGGTATTAAAAGCAGCTTTGCCTTGTTCATCGACTAACTGAACACCCATCTGCACAAAAGATTCCATCACCTCGCCAGAGTCTTCCGGGACTACCGTGGCAAAGAAGGCGTACTTACCCGTTTTGTCTTTAATTTGTTTAGCGACTGTGGCTAGTTCAGCGTAGGTGGTTGGTGGTTGGCTGATTCCTGCTTGTTTCAACAAGTCAGTGTTGTAAATCGCCACTCGCGTTGTCAGATACCAAGGAATGCCAAAGCTTTGATTACTCAGTGTGCTAGCTTTCCAAATATTAGGAAGATATTGCTGGCGCACCTCAGCGGGAATTTTTTCATCCAAGTTTAACCAGGCATTGCGAGCGGCAAGCTGAGAGGCAAAACCTGGATTGAGGTTGACCACATCGGGGGCAGTCTTGGCTGAAACGGCAGTGAGAATTTTGCTCTCCATCGCTGCCCAGGGCACATCTACCCAACGCACCTTTATGTCAGGATTTTCGGTTTCAAACTTACCAATTAGTTGGTTGAAATAGTCGGTGAATTG
Proteins encoded in this window:
- a CDS encoding sugar ABC transporter substrate-binding protein gives rise to the protein MSMRRWRQFGIFALLGLLLSWVVSCGTGPSSNGNNQTAGGKQEIEFWTMQLQPQFTDYFNQLIGKFETENPDIKVRWVDVPWAAMESKILTAVSAKTAPDVVNLNPGFASQLAARNAWLNLDEKIPAEVRQQYLPNIWKASTLSNQSFGIPWYLTTRVAIYNTDLLKQAGISQPPTTYAELATVAKQIKDKTGKYAFFATVVPEDSGEVMESFVQMGVQLVDEQGKAAFNTPQGKAAFQYWVDLYKNGALPREVLTQGHRHAIDLYQQGETAILASGAEFLNTIAKNAPAVAQASASAPQITGDTGKKNVAVMNLVVPRDTKHPDAAVKFALYVTNNDNQLTFAKEANVLPSTVQALEDSYFKTLPTNATPVDKARSISAGQMKDAEVLVPAMKDVKQLQKTIYDNLQAAMLGEKTVDQAIADAEKEWNQRRGA